A genomic window from Peromyscus maniculatus bairdii isolate BWxNUB_F1_BW_parent chromosome 1, HU_Pman_BW_mat_3.1, whole genome shotgun sequence includes:
- the LOC102924693 gene encoding olfactory receptor 10T2-like, producing MGNHTTVTMFLLWGFSSFPELQNLLFVVILLSHVTILLANASIMVAIKLNHNLHTPMYFLLFALSFSETCTTMVILPRMLVDLLSKNKTISLPECATQMFFFFGLAANNCFIMAAMSYDRYTAIHSPLHYHILMTSKVCVQLVMAACVVGFLCSFGITFTIFNLSFCDSNNIQHFFCDISPLVHLACDYTVHHAMIIFMLSTFVLVGSFVLIMISYVFIVSLVVRMPSAQGRYKAFSTCSSHLTVVSMHYGFACFVYLIPKNSDSFREDMLMAVTYTVLTPLLNPIVYSLRNKEMQTALRKVLYSVNKILPCLPSKKAPNT from the coding sequence ATGGGCAATCACACCACAGTGACCATGTTCCTTCTATGGGGATTTTCCAGCTTCCCAGAACTACAGAATCTACTCTTTGTTGTGATTCTCCTTTCCCATGTGACCATCCTCCTAGCAAATGCATCCATCATGGTGGCCATCAAGCTCAACCACAACCTTCACACCCCCATGTACTTTCTCCTTTTTGCCCTGTCCTTTTCAGAAACCTGCACCACTATGGTGATCCTACCGCGAATGTTAGTGGATTTGTTATCAAAGAACAAGACTATTTCTCTCCCTGAGTGTGCCAcacagatgtttttcttctttggactGGCTGCCAACAATTGTTTCATCATGGCTGCCATGTCCTATGACCGTTACACTGCCATCCACAGCCCACTGCACTATCATATCCTTATGACCTCAAAGGTCTGTGTTCAGCTTGTGATGGCTGCTTGTGTGGTTGGGTTCCTCTGTTCTTTCGGCATCACCTTCACCATATTCAACTTGTCTTTCTGTGATTCCAATAATATCCAGCACTTTTTCTGTGACATTTCACCCTTGGTCCATCTTGCTTGTGACTACACTGTTCATCATGCAATGATTATCTTTATGCTCTCTACATTTGTTCTGGTGGGCAGCTTTGTTTTAATCATGATTTCTTATGTCTTCATAGTATCCCTAGTTGTAAGAATGCCTTCTGCACAGGGGAGGTATAAGGCCTTCTCAACGTGCTCCTCCCACCTCACAGTTGTGTCTATGCACTATGGATTTGCTTGCTTTGTCTACTTGATACCCAAGAACAGTGACTCTTTCCGTGAGGACATGCTGATGGCTGTCACATATACAGTACTGACTCCTCTGCTCAACCCCATTGTTTATAgcttaagaaacaaagaaatgcagACAGCCCTGAGGAAGGTACTATATAGTGTCAACAAAATTTTGCCTTGCCTGCCAAGTAAAAAGGCCCCGAACACTTAA